TAAGTTGAGCAAGGAGACTCTCAAGTGCTTTGAGAGAGCGGCGAAAGCGGGGGCGTTTCTAacgaacggggggggggggttcatccTCGTACCCGGTTTAATGACAGCAACCACAAGAAACGAAAACAAGGAGGTCATGTACTGCACGTAAAGTTTACAGCTACAAATCGAGGACCGTTCACAGAAGTACAGACAATCTAACAatcatcgtcatcgtcatcatccACGGCGTCACAGTTATCGTCGTTGCCAGCTTATGTTTTGTTTCAGTAGGTGTTTCGGCAGCAGTGCAACTCACAGTGCAACTCAGCACGTCAGAAACATGCCTTCAGCAGctttgcattaaaacaaaaacaggaaataggACAATAAAAAGGCATACAATGTACCCCTACTCATATATACAATCACTGGCCACTACTCATTTGGCCTGTTTTGGTATTGAATTCAGTCTGTGGACACTCCGCTCTTGTATTTTTATTCGACTCGTACTATTTGTTTGATATCAAACGGTATGTGCTAGAAAAAGGTgtcagcgaaaaaaaaaaaaactatcagaaAATCATGACAATGTTGTGAAATTTATAAGATAAGGCCTCACTGTGGTCtttgaaatacaaaaatacattgctAAAATACTACATTCGTAATTTTCTTGTCCTTGTACTACAATATAAACTAGATCTATTTATCTAGTTATGAAAAGTAAATATCAATTAGAATTATTAACTCTAGAAAACAAATCtcattctattaaaaaaaatacattcccTCGTCAGGACCCTTTTAAAAACTGCAGCCACCCACCAATGCCAGCTTTCTAAGCAGTTGTGTCCACGGCCTCTTGTACCACGTCAGAACCAGCAGCTTCGGCGCCGTCACCTTTCTCCGGGGATTTAGTCAACCCCTGCTTGTCGTCCTGCTGCCTGCGATCCTCTGCAGAGTCATTGTCATTGGTTTGTGCCTTAGAGGGTGTGTTGGTCGGTGCTCCAGGGTGAGTTTTCATATGTCCCTGTAGTAGATCAAATCATAACAACCAATGAGTTTCGgagtgtaaaaacaaaagaaagcactGAAATCATGAGTGTTATGAAGTTTAGGTGGATGTTCataaaaaagatgaaactgtgCTTAATTAACATTTGCATCTTTTTGTAAAACTTTGGAATAGAAAGTTCAGGCTTCTCACGACTGTAAAAACTTATTTTTAATATGATGGAGTCAAACTACAAGCACTCACTCTTGACTTAACCTGGATAGTGATGAGAAAATGCATTCTTAAAGAGACATAAAGTAGCTTGTTTCAGCTCAAGGATAAATTTGGGGTTTGTTCAACAGGGCACAATGAAATGAATGTTAAAGTTTTCAGGAAAAACCTTGAGTCAAATTacagaataaagaaaaatgcgCTTTAAATGAAGCCTGTATGTCATAAAACAACAGTGAATACTCTCTGACTCTCACCTTAAGTCCGCTGCGGCTGGCGTATGCCTTTCCACAGTGGGTGCAGCCGTACGGTTTATCTGGGCGATGAGGCTGTGGCgctggtgcagcagcaggaggctcgGGTTCCTCTAAAGGCTTTTCTGACACATCACGACCCTCCTCAGCTGGAGTTTCCTTCTCTACCACAGGTTCCAACACTGCTGAAGACTCTGTAACTTCACTGTCTTCTTTACTATTTGCAGCGTCTCGTTCCTGCGTCTCATGTGCGGCGGTCCCACAGGCCTCTTCGCTCTCTGGAGCAGCTTTGGGACTGACAGGAGGGGTGAGTGCAGGTGCAGGGCTTTCAGTTGGCGGTTTAGGGGTGGAATTGGGAGCAGTAGCAGGCTTGTCTGTTGTGCAGGTTTCATCTTTAGTGACCGCTCTCTGCTGCACATCATTTTCAACACTTGGCTTGGAAACGCAGAGTGAAAGAGGTGTGTCGTCAGCCTCTGAGTCTCCATTCTCCACAGCTGAATGAGAACTGGCTAAGGGTGCTTTGAAAGGGCTGGTGCTGCCCAGGTCAGGGTGGGGCTCCTCCTCAGAGTACATGGGGCTACTCTCAGCTGGAGCGTTGTCTCTGAGGCGTAGGGGGTCCTCTGCCCCTGCTGAGGGGGGATTATGGGTTAGGGGTGGACTAACACTGGGCGTTGAACTCTCAGATTCCTCAGTTTTCACAGAAGTGGCATCATTAGTTGTGGATTGCTTGAAAGTGGACCCTGAGTTGAGAGCATCAATTAGAGACTTAGAGCCCGTTGTTAAGGCCAGTGGAAGGACTTGCTGAGATTTAGATGGCGAGCTGACAGGGTCATTCTCACTATCATCAAAAATGGCACTTTCTGCTTCTGCGCCATCTTCAGGTGGCATGTCTTCATCCGGTGGTATCTGCCCACCCAAATGCAAGCGTATGTGGTGCTGAAGCACCAAGGCATTAGTGAACTTACGCGGGCAAAGTGGGCAGGAGTTGAGCGCTCTGGCATTGGCTGGTCTTGCACGATGAGTGGCCAGATGGGCCCTCAGGCTGCCCTTAGTGGAGAAGGAGCGACCACAAAGTTTGCAAGGGAACGGGCGCTCCCCAAGATGCGTGGCCTGGTGCAAACGCAAAGCTCGAGGGCAGCTGAGAACACGCAGACACACTCCACACTGATTAGGCGCCTGCGCAGTGGGCAGAGAAGGGCTGTTAGTGGTGGTTGTAGTGCCTGAGCCTGAGGCACCCTGGCTGGCCACTAGTGCCGCAGCGTTGGCACTGGGACCCAGTCCAAGAGCAGCCAGCATTTCCCTGCGGTATGCGCTGGAGGTGGTGGAGAGGTCGTGACCCTGTGTGTCACCGTTGGTATCGGCAGACGTctgtgaggaggtggagggagaagaGGCACCTCCTTGCGGCTGCTTTTCAAGCTTCTGCACAAGCCGCTGCAACTTGGACGTGTCTGACGTCTGGGTAGAGGTGGTGggagaggacgaggacggagaGGAGGTGGATGGTTTAGGGAAAGGTGGGAAAGGGAAGGGAAGCTGATGAGGTGAGGTGAGATGAGAGGTGGATGGGTGGCCTGGGGGCCGGAGTAGTGCAAGGTGGTGAGGAGATGTACCCCCAGGGAACAGAATCTTGGGCAGGTGGGCCAGTTGGGAATAAGGGGAGGTTGAATGGAGGGCAGAGTGGGGTGGGGTGTTTTCATCAAACCGCTGCTGCTTCGCCCCCTTAAACTGAGTgcccatggaggaggaggatgaagatgaagaggaagagggcagAGCGGTGCTAGACGCACTCgccacagctgcagctgaggcTCTGTTCAGCTGTAGCAGTGAATGGGCTGTGGATAAGAGCGCCATGTCCACAGAAGGGGGAAGAGGTAGAGAGGAAGGCGAGGGTCGGGAGGACGTACCAGACAAGAATCCTAAAGCCATGCTATCTGTCACACCAGGGACGCTTCCTTTCACACCATTAAAGGGCTCGTCATCGTCAGCCCTCCGTTTGCGCCTCCTCTGCACAGACCCTGCAGTCGATCCACTCTGCGTTTGCTCTGACAGTGCCGGGGGTAGCAGGGAGAGGGACAGCTCCgggttctgctctctgtgtcgcAGGAAGTGAGCTTTCAGGTTCCCTCTGGTCGTGAAACGGCTCAAGCAGACTGGACACTGGTACGGCCTCTCACCCGTGTGCGACCTCAAATGGATCTGCAGCGACGAATCACTGCTCAGCACTTTTCCGCAAAAACGGCAGACGTGCTGAGGACGTCCCGATGACGAGGCGGATGtcagagaggagctggactgGAGGTCCTGGGAGTGGCTGGTGGTGGCAAGAGAAGGAGTCGCAAAACTTATGCCATTGCTGTGACCAAACGAAGAGGTGTTGGAGGATTTCTCGTGGAGGTAGCGCGGTGGTAGGCCCAATGACAAGGACAACGGATGTAGGGAGGCAACAGATGAGCTGATAGCAGATGAGTTGGACGTGGAAGAAGAGGACAAGGAAGATGAAGTAGAGCTGGACGACGCTCTGCTCCCAATACCGTGTGTAGAACCTGATTTTGAGATGGCCGACTGGGGAAAGAGGGAAGATGGAAGACCAGTCAAAAGGGACGAAGCTGTTGTTGCTGGAGTTGCTGTCGAAGGATGAGTTGGTGATGAAGATGTAACTCCTGTAGACttcttgctgctgtctgcactGTTGCTCTGTGCATTGCTATCTTGACCGAAAACAGCCCCTCCGAGCCTCAGGACATGCCTGCAGATTTCCTCTGTGATCTGCATCTGGTGGATTTGCCTCTGCTGTAAAACCCTCAGCTCCTCCAAGAGTACTGCCAAGGTTGGAGGCACCTGCCCATGTCCCTGCTCCCCAGGCGAGCCGGAGGCCTGCTGCTGACTTGGACTGGAGCTTTCGCGATGGGGCGGCGCAGACGACGAGGATGacgaggacgaagaggaggtaGTGGTGGTAGCGGAGCTGCCCATTGGCGGCGAGGTCATGGTGGTGTGAGAGCTTCCTTGGTGGGGCAAGCTGTGGGATCCAGAGGTCTGTCCCACGGGAGGAGGCGAGTGAGTTTGGGAAGACAGCGAAGGGTGGGGGAAATCtggggagagggaggagtgggTGTTGGGGAGGGATGTGGTGAAGGGGGCAATGTGGCTGGGCCAGTGGGGAGGAGGTGAGCTCTCACTGGGTAAGGAGGGCGCGTGGAGCCCTCCAGGGGATGGGCGAGGGGCCAGAGGCGGTTGGCAGTCTTGTAGAGAGGtgggggatgaggaggaggatcctGAAGAGGTCACTTCTGAGCCCAGGGATGTGGAGGGTGACTTTATGCCCAGGTGATCTTCTGTGAATTGAcagacaagtaaaaaaaaaaatgtttaaaaaacaaaaatacataaaatgttgtgttttataCTACAACAATATCACACAAACTAATCCAAAGTCAAACTAAAAATCTAACTCCGTGAATTCACGAAAACATTCTTCTTTGGTTACAAAGATTGTTAGTGCCACTTTTTCTATGGGCATTGTTCTCAGAGTTAGTTTAGACATTTGTGTGCATATAGCTTCAAAAGAAATGTCTCAGAGGAAATTGCCTTGATCAAGCAAATAAACAAGTGCACAAAACTGCAGTCTATGAGTCTTTGTACTGTCTTGTCTCAATCTGTGCTCTCCGAGGCAAAACTCCTCAAACATcttgcacacacaaaaaagcttACAGACCACCTTGCTGCTATGGCAACACATTTTAAAGGACAATAGACATCACCAAGACAACCCATAACCCCTCTTAACCCACCCCCTCCTTACAGCAGTTTGGTCTTTCATCTCCTCATTCACCCTCCCCCCTTACGTcacagcagaggtcaaaggtcaggccaTGCCAAGGGTTCTGTGCACTGTCCAGACACTCTGATTGGTCAACTAATCTGACCTCTGCTACTCCGGGGTCAAATTCTTTCAGAATCTTGAGCACAGAGTGAGAAAGAGTAAAAggagagcggagggggagggtAACAACAATGGAGAGACAAACTAACTATTCCCTCCTGGAGTGATATAGTGATGGAATGAAAGACTGTACTGAAGTGAAATCACTTGTAATTAAACCTGAAACTGCAAGAAACACATGAAGAACTTCTgatataaactttaaagttttgtcTGGTAAAGTTTACCTGGAGTAACTGGTGAAACACGCTTGAATCTAAATCCCAGCGCAACCCAGCACTAACACAAAAGCAATCTCTCCATTACCCCGGGACCCTTTCCCCCCTTCATCGTTCTAAACCCCCCAGCTGAGCAGGAGTATACAGTCAAAGGGCTGGGGGGtgagaaagaagaaataaaggGGGAGGGAAGTATTGAGAAGGTGGAAAATGGGGGAAGAGGggcacataaagaaaaaaatagaagggATGAAGAGCAAATGAAAAAAGATAATAGAAGGGTGGAAGATTAATCTTGAGCAAAAACACTGTCTTCCCTTCCCCCCACCCGTGCAACTTATTGTTAACAAATAAGAGAGTGCTCTATGCCAATCAGAGACCTCCAGCAGTCAGGACTGAGCAGCTTGTTGGTTTCCTGGAGGACAAACAGCTCATGAAAATGGCCACAGATGTATGTTAAGCTAATCCTGCTCCATTCACTTCGCAGGGACAAGTTTATTGGCCCTGACCAAAGTTGCCTAAAGCCTCTATTTAGTGGGGCCCATTGCACTAAATGACTGAGCGGGAGGGGGTTTTCCTTAGTTGACAAATTCAGATCTGAAAATATCTAGTGGAAGGAggttatacatatatataaaaatagaaaaaaactatGAAGCAAAAACTTTTTGCTTGTAAAAAGTTCTTTAAAGACTTTGAAAGTTAGTCAACATGCAACAATTTGAGTTAAGATCTGAGTTACAGGGCAtctctaattaaaaaaaaaaaagaaaagagaagttttTTCTCACCGTGAGACAGGAGCCGTGGTCCCCCCGGATCCGCGTTAACAAGATGCTGGGGTCTCTTCTGCTTCCGGCGTGACATGATTCACGACGCCTCAAACAGAGAGGGGGGCATCCGTCGCTTCGGCGGCACCAGGCTCGTTTCTGCGCACTTGGACGAACCTCCGGACGCATCCAAAGCTCAGACTATAACGCAGTTCCAGCGAGATGTCGAtagaaaaatcagaaaatgtgtgtttctaaATATGTTTCTCTGAAGCTTTTCTGGAAAGCGGAGACtcctgaggggggaaaaaaggtgtGGAAAAAGTCCCGAGTGAGCCAGAATGCGCCGGGCAGCACCGTGTCATgtgaagctgctgtgtgtgtgtgtggctgttttctAAAGTCTCTTCTCCcccatccaaaaaaaaaaaaaaaaaaaaaaaacttgtccaATTTGCGCCCCTCCTCTCCCACTGCTGCCCCCGCTACATGCACAtacagaatacacacacacacacacacacacacacacacacacacacacacacacacacacacacacacactctctctctctctctctcacacacacacagaaccactCCTTGTTCTATGATATTTGCATTTCAATGGCGTGTAACACACAGCCTCCCcgcttttctttctctctcgggccagctttatttttcttttacacacTCACACCGCAGCTATAAACTTTCggtaaaaacatgacaatggCGTCTAAAAGCCTCAGGATGCTCAAGAAACACATCGGAATGGGCGTAAAACTTTGGCTTTTGTGCTCAAGATAAATGTTTTAATCATTGCAGGGAGATTATGGAACAACTATAAATCAAATTAAGAGACAGGCACACgtttataaataataaaacaggtGACAATCTGCTTTGGGAAGAAAAACTACAGTACATCAATTCATATATATCACATGTAGGAGTCGACTGGCAGGTGGTTTGTATAACATAACTTATCAATAATCTCTGTGACTGTGATGACTGCACAAGTGATTGCTATTTCCAGCCTTTGATTTTCATAGAGCCAATTATCAACAGGAGTGCAGTGAGGGGGCCACACAGCCATtccacatgcatgcatgtaaTTCGTGTGTTATCACCAAGCCGCATAAtatcccccctccctcccctccaccccatcactccaccaccaccccccccccccccccccccccccttcaaaaAGCATCTTACACTGGAGCTCTATTTAAAAGGCAGAGAATAGATGGGAATCTTTGACAATGGCCCGCTGGACACAGTTGAGTGAGCATCTCCCCTCTCTCACTATGAACCCCCGGATCCACTGCCGCACAGCACAATGCCCCTCTTTCACCCCCTGCCTTCACTCCTGTACCACGTGGAGACATGGATAAAAGCAAGGGAGAAAAAGTGGGAGGAGGTGGCGGAGGAGAAGGGGGTGCTATATTTAAGTAGGTGTCTCACATTGTACATATAGACTATCCGCTCAGAAGCCATGAGAGAAAAGCACTCATTATTTCATTTGGCCTTTCAAATGATTGGATGCTTTTAGGGTATTATACCTGACTTTCACCAGGATGTTCAACACCACctgtgggaagaagaaaaaaactttttccgAGTTCTGTTCAGATGGAATGTTCTCCAATCCTGTACTCAAGCAAATGTCTTCACCTCAACTGTTCCTCGCAATAAAACACACCTGCTGATTCAAATGCTTTGAAATGGTATTGTTTACGAAAAACTAACAAACTTCAACGTCTTCCTGACCACTTGTTACAAGCTGAGGAGATTAAAATGCAGTGAACCAGGAATTTCCATAAGTAACTCACCATTAAATTGTTATTAACCTGGAAAATCTGGTCAAGCATCGGTTGCTTTGATTTGACGTCTACTGGTAATTTATAGAGGTTTAATGTGCCTAGAAGTACACTGCAGGAAAGAAAATACTAACTGACTTATGGTTATAAAATTCACTGAATTGAAGGCCTGAGTGATTTTGTTATTGAACCAAATAAAGGATAACAAAGTACAAGCATGGATGTATGTTTACACTCAAAACATAACTATACATTTAACACTATTGGCATTCTACATTTGTGTTAAGAAGAAAAACTCAACTGTTAAGTGCACTAACAAATGAATATGTACAGTATTTGCTAAAATGGGTTGCAGTTTTGGTGTAAATGTACTTACTTATTCTCAACAACGATCAATCTACTTAATGTTATCGATGAATAAAAAATGGTTTATTGTTATTGATACATGCTGCAGAAGATTTTTTCATATCAttattaacaataataataataataaattaaattaatgtgACTGGCTAGTTATTATTATGTCAACACCGACTACAGTACATGTCAGACTTTTCACATACCAACCGGTAACTTATGGAGATTATACCAATGTCATCACATCACTGCGACTGTACTacagactgatggagctgaCTTCCTACATCCTGAAGACCCTGGAGAAACTCATCCTGGAGCAGGAGCCTCGACGCAGGCGGATGCCCCTCCTGACAGTACGTGCACCTGCTGTGAGTCAGGAAGATTGGTCAGCGATTCAGAGGCCTTTCAGAGGATTGTCCTCCCTCTATTTCCCTTACTCTtcagcgtttacactacagacCTCAGCTATTGCACTGAGTCCTGTCACAGACTGATGATGGACAACTTGGCGTCAGCATTGAGGTACCAAAGCCGTCTCTATTTTTTAAGGCAGCTGAGGTACTGCAGCATCTGTCGCACTATGCTGAAGGTCCTCTATGAGTCTGTGGTGGTAATCTCTATTTTCTCTGCTGTTAAATGCTGAGGTAACAGAACTGTGGGTGGTCGACACCAACAGGCTTGACAAACTAATCAGGAAGGCCAGTGACATGTGGTGGAGGTGAAGATGGACTCTGAACAGGTGGCCTCAGAGAGGATGTCCATCCGAACAATgcctctcacctcctccaccatgtcctcattctattctattctattctattctattctattctattctataaaAGAATCCCCCGATGTCACTGTAATAAtgtatttccattttatttcGTAGTTTCGTGAACGCACCACACTGTTTATACGCTGTGATTGGTGGAGCGAGACTTACCATCAGCCAATCACGTCACAGAATTCATTTGACGTTTGACGTTTCATTGCGAAGAAACGCCTTCTGGTAAGTTcagtcatttaatttttttgttttgtataaaAAGCACTAATATCGACATGTCATGTAATGTTATGATGTTCAAAGGACTCTGTTGACGGTCAACAAGAAGTACAAATTTAAAAGtggaaaagtttattttcaaagaaagggttagctttagcaaACAAGCTAGTGCTAGCTTTTTATAGCCTATCTTCATATAGgataaatatttatatatttaaagctattttaaaactttttctgtCCCTTAAAGTGGAACTATTACTCATATTTAACTTACATAGATGCTCATGttaataataaaacatgcaCACTAATAACTGTGTTGTTAATTAAAGTGTATGTAGTAGTCATATTGATTCATGTATGACTGTCATACAAGCATCTTGCAGACCTTGAATGGAATTGTAAGAGTTGCACATTCATAGTCAGTGGTAGGCTTTACAGTAATATAGATCCTTATTTTAAAGGATTACTGCAGCTATAAATAAAGGGTATTTGTCATTAAGACTTCAGATCAGGATGACATACAGACTTCTGATGTAGATGTAGTCCACCTACCACCTTTTGACACCCAATAAACAGAGTAtcatagataaataaatatacattcTGCTACTATAGAGTGTTTTGTTAAGGAGGCTGTCCTAAATTACCATTTACTCTTATTTTTTACAGACTTGGCCATGTCTCTCTGTGACGACACACTCCTGTGTAATTTCCCTAAGTGTCGGATCAAGCTGAGTGGCTTTGCCTGGGTGACGGCCTGCTCTCATGTTTTCTGCAATCTGCACGGGTCGGGCGAGTTAAGCCGCTGTCCTGCTATCTGCCCGGCCTGTGGCTCTGCCCTGTCTGGGAAGCTTGACATCGCGAGGAAAGAGCTGTCACCCTCCGAGGGCTACAAGGCCATGGTCCTGGCAGGTCTGCGACCGGACATCATTCTGGACATCAGCTCCCGTGCCATGGCATTTTGGAGCTACCAGGTTGAATATCTGCCATCTGAACACAATCTACTTAAGCATCTGCGAAGTTTACATGTTGTAACAACAAGTCTATCGATCTGTGGGTTTCCAGGTCCAGCAGGAACACATGTATCAAGAATACAACCTGTCTCGGGCTGAAGCACAGGTGAAGCAGATGGAGAAAATGCTGacacagcagaaccagagcagagaaCTGGAGATGAGCGCCATGAGGGGGGAAATCGTCTCCCTGAAGAAAGTAAATGATTTCTGAACATGTGAATCATTACCTGTTGATACAGTAGCAATAACATGTTAAGCATATTGAGATTTCAGTAAAATAGCATCAATGTTTGTTGCACTTCATTGAAGATTGTGGGAAATTACAGGAAAATACTAAACttctcccctccctcttttattttcttgtcaaATCGTATGttgaggtgatggaggagtacAAAAAGAAGTACAGTGAAGTGTCTGAGAGGCTAATggagagaaacagacagtgCCAGAAGCTGCAGGGGCTGTACGACTCGCTGAAGCTGAGGAACATGGTGGTGGGTGCCGGTGACAGAGAaatgccaccaccaccacatcaGCACCCAGACTTTCCCGCTGGTAGGAAACACACATTGTTACATTGTTGTTGAGTAGATGCTTTATGTTGTAATTAAGCAAGTTAGGATTTTttgtcaccaacaacaatagaTACGTCGACTTCTTTTGTAATTTTTAGCCCAAACTGCTGTATAAGAGCAAGGAAGTGAGGCAGTAATTATCCTCTAAAGCACAAACTGCTGTCACGTCTAAAGGAATTAATCATCAAGTGAGAGTAGCAGGAGTAATGAGCCGATCGCTTATGTAAGGGAATTTAGTGTGAGTAACAATGAAGAGCATCCATCAAGACTCCCGCGTGTCCCCCAGGGCCGGCTCGGCAGGCCACGCCCCAGAGGAGCccgctcttcttctcctttggCCCCGAAGCCGAGGGTCGAGTCTTCTCCTGCCCGGAAGCCGAGGGAGGAAAAAGCTTCCAGTTCAGCTCTCCTGCCAGGGATAAAAGCTGGCCCTTCAACAACAAGCACTGAGTGACACGGCTCCCGCTGCTACTTCTGAAACGTCTCAGCTGTTCTGTGACTTGTTGGTGATGATAACTTTGTTTaatgtgtttacagtgttgtaatttcaaacaataaaaacttcttttgacaaagtttttttcaaaattttacattttatttgtgttgcAGGTAAAGTAAATCACAGCGTGTCAAACATCTTCGTGAGCTTTCCTGCTGTCCAGGCTTAACAGATGAAA
The nucleotide sequence above comes from Salarias fasciatus chromosome 3, fSalaFa1.1, whole genome shotgun sequence. Encoded proteins:
- the si:ch211-212k18.5 gene encoding sal-like protein 4; the protein is MSRRKQKRPQHLVNADPGGPRLLSHEDHLGIKSPSTSLGSEVTSSGSSSSSPTSLQDCQPPLAPRPSPGGLHAPSLPSESSPPPHWPSHIAPFTTSLPNTHSSLSPDFPHPSLSSQTHSPPPVGQTSGSHSLPHQGSSHTTMTSPPMGSSATTTTSSSSSSSSSSAPPHRESSSPSQQQASGSPGEQGHGQVPPTLAVLLEELRVLQQRQIHQMQITEEICRHVLRLGGAVFGQDSNAQSNSADSSKKSTGVTSSSPTHPSTATPATTASSLLTGLPSSLFPQSAISKSGSTHGIGSRASSSSTSSSLSSSSTSNSSAISSSVASLHPLSLSLGLPPRYLHEKSSNTSSFGHSNGISFATPSLATTSHSQDLQSSSSLTSASSSGRPQHVCRFCGKVLSSDSSLQIHLRSHTGERPYQCPVCLSRFTTRGNLKAHFLRHREQNPELSLSLLPPALSEQTQSGSTAGSVQRRRKRRADDDEPFNGVKGSVPGVTDSMALGFLSGTSSRPSPSSLPLPPSVDMALLSTAHSLLQLNRASAAAVASASSTALPSSSSSSSSSSMGTQFKGAKQQRFDENTPPHSALHSTSPYSQLAHLPKILFPGGTSPHHLALLRPPGHPSTSHLTSPHQLPFPFPPFPKPSTSSPSSSSPTTSTQTSDTSKLQRLVQKLEKQPQGGASSPSTSSQTSADTNGDTQGHDLSTTSSAYRREMLAALGLGPSANAAALVASQGASGSGTTTTTNSPSLPTAQAPNQCGVCLRVLSCPRALRLHQATHLGERPFPCKLCGRSFSTKGSLRAHLATHRARPANARALNSCPLCPRKFTNALVLQHHIRLHLGGQIPPDEDMPPEDGAEAESAIFDDSENDPVSSPSKSQQVLPLALTTGSKSLIDALNSGSTFKQSTTNDATSVKTEESESSTPSVSPPLTHNPPSAGAEDPLRLRDNAPAESSPMYSEEEPHPDLGSTSPFKAPLASSHSAVENGDSEADDTPLSLCVSKPSVENDVQQRAVTKDETCTTDKPATAPNSTPKPPTESPAPALTPPVSPKAAPESEEACGTAAHETQERDAANSKEDSEVTESSAVLEPVVEKETPAEEGRDVSEKPLEEPEPPAAAPAPQPHRPDKPYGCTHCGKAYASRSGLKGHMKTHPGAPTNTPSKAQTNDNDSAEDRRQQDDKQGLTKSPEKGDGAEAAGSDVVQEAVDTTA
- the ccnb1ip1 gene encoding E3 ubiquitin-protein ligase CCNB1IP1; protein product: MSLCDDTLLCNFPKCRIKLSGFAWVTACSHVFCNLHGSGELSRCPAICPACGSALSGKLDIARKELSPSEGYKAMVLAGLRPDIILDISSRAMAFWSYQVQQEHMYQEYNLSRAEAQVKQMEKMLTQQNQSRELEMSAMRGEIVSLKKVMEEYKKKYSEVSERLMERNRQCQKLQGLYDSLKLRNMVVGAGDREMPPPPHQHPDFPAGPARQATPQRSPLFFSFGPEAEGRVFSCPEAEGGKSFQFSSPARDKSWPFNNKH